The nucleotide sequence GATGTTTCTGGTCATCTCCGACTTCACTCCCTGGTAGTGCGTGACGGGAAAAGACTGCATGCTCGTTGTATGCGATGTGATCTGCGTGACGTTAACTCGGCACCTGACGAAGGTCAAGCAATCCGGCCAGAACCGGTACCAGACGGACCTTGTCTGTCCGTAATCTTCCTTGACGGGACGGCGACAGACACTCGCGGTGTATACCGGGGATGCGTTGAATCGGTTCACACCCCGCACACACCCAAGGCCCGGAGTCGGAACTCCGGGCCTCGGGTGTGCGGTGCGCGTCGGCGACTCAGGGTTTGCGGGCCACTCCCGCGTAGATCGAGACCGCCGCCTCGGTCGCGCCCTCGACCGACGAGCCGTCCGGCCGCCAGTCCTGCGGGACGACGAGGCCGGGCTCCACGAACTCCAGCCCTTCGAAGAAGCGCAGCACATCGGCGCGCGGCCGCACCTGCGCGGGAATGCCGCCGCTGCGGTAGACCTCGATGACCCGTTCCCACATCTCGGGCGCGAAGTCCGGCGTGCAGTGGGACAGCACGAGATAGCTGCCCGAAGGCAGCGCGTCGAGCAGCCGCCCCACCGTCTCGAACGGCTTGTCCTCGTCGGGTACGAAATGCAGCAGCGCGTTGAGCGACAGCGCGACCGGACGCTCCAGGTCGATCGTCTCGTGCAGCCGGCCGGCGGTGAGGATGGTCTCCGGGTCCCGGACGTCCGCCTGGATGTAGGCGGTGCGCCCCTCGGGCGTGCTGCGCATCAGCGCCTCGGCGTGCCGCAGCACCACCGGGTCGTAGTCGACGTAGACGACATGGGCGTCCGGGGCCGCCTGCTGCGCTATCTGGTGGAGATTGGGCCGGGTCGGGATGCCCGTACCGATGTCCAGGAACTGGCGGATGCCCGCCTCCTCGGCGAGCCAGCGGGTCGCCCGGTGCATGAACCGGCGGTTCACCCGCGCGCAGATCTTGATCGTCGGGAACACCGACTCGACATTGGCCGCCGCCGCTTCGTCGACCTCGTAGTAATCCTTGCCCTGCAAGTAGAAGTCGTACATCCGCGCGGGGTGCGGCTTTGTCGTGTCGATCTCGTCGAGCGACGGGTGATCGAGATCCGTCATGCTGGTCCGTCCGTTTCTCGGGTCGCGAAACTACAGCAGGAAGTCGGCAAGGCCATTCTTCGCGCCTTCGACGAAACTGGCCATGGCGTCGGCCGAGCAAATCAGCGCGGGACCCGTCGGATCGGTGGACTGGCGGACCGCCACGTGTTCGCCGCCGAGCTTCTTCGCCTCGACGCAACTGCCGCCGTTGGGACCGCTCCAGGGCTTCTCCCAGCCCTCGGTGCCCAGGTCGTCGGCCGGCATGCCGTTGTAGATGTCCCGCATTAGAGCTCCTTGCGTATGTTCTGGAGAAAATCGCGCGAATCGGAGACCGAAGCCGCCCGCGCGGAAAGGCTGTCCAGCACCTGGAGATAGGCGGCGCTGTCCGGACGCCTGTCGAGATAGACGGCGCCGGTGAGATTCTCGGTGTAGACGATGTCGGGGAGTTCGGTGATGTCGAAGCGGAAGAGATGGAACGGGCCGAAGGCGCCCAGATGCGGCCCGACGGCGAACGGCATGATCTGCAGCGTCACATTGGGCAGTTCCGTCGCCTCGATCAGCCGGCCGATCTGCGCCCGCATCACCGCGGGCTCGCCGACCGGCCTGCGCAGCACGGCCTCCTCCATCAGGATCCACAGCACCGGCGCCTCGGGCTTGGTCAGCAGCTGCTGCCGCTTGATCCGCAGCGCGACCCTGCGCTCCAGCTCGTCGACGCCGCCGTGCGAACCGGCCCCGAGCACCCCGCGGGCGTACTCCTCCGTCTGCAGCAGACCCGGCACATAGTGCGGCTCGTACGTCCTGATCAGGCTCGCCTCGTCCTCAAGGCTGACGTAGGCACTGAACCAGGCAGGCACCGCGTCGCGGTAACGATGCCACCAGCCGGGGCGGTTGGCGTCCCGCACCAGCTCCATGAACTCGTCGGCCTCGGCCTGCGCCACCCCGTACTTCTCCAACAGCGCCCGTACGTAGGGAGGCTTCAGACCGACCTCGGAATTCTCCATCCGCCGGATCGTCAACGGCGTCACGTCGAGGACCCCGGCCGCCGCTTCCCGCGACACCCGCGCCCGCTCGCGCAACGCCCCGAGCCGTTTGCCCAGCACCATACGGAGAACCGTCGGGGCACTCGCCGCGCCTCCGGCGCTTCCCCCGCTCCCGCTCCCCGCACTTCCCGGCCGGACATCAGCCACGGCTCACCCCACCTCCTGACGGCATCTCACCGTCCGAAGTCTGTCAGGTAGTTACTGCTCCATCCAGAGCGATGACAAGCATTCTGAAATTATCAGATAGATCGGTTGCGAGCTGAGAGTGACAACGCGCATAGTGAACGGGTGGCTCACATCACGGCACACCGTGCACACAGGCAACCCTCGTTCGGCGCTGGGGAGTTACGGAGCGGAGCCCGAACGCTGCCGCGCCGGCCCGAAGCGGCGGCCAGGGCCAGGAGCTGGGTGCGCGACGAGCTGCGCCACCACGACCTGCCGCAGGACGTACGGGACGACGCCGTACTGGTGATCTCCGAACTGGTCACCCATGCCGTCCTGCACGCCACCGGCGCCACGGTCAGCTGTGAGGCCCGGGTACTGGCCGGCTGTGTGCATCTCGAAGTGCGCGACGGGGGCCAGGTCTCCGCCGGCGGACACGGACTCCTCCTGGTGGACCGGATCGCCGAGGCGTGCGGCGCCAGGCCGGCCAAGGACGGCGCGGGGCGCGCGGTCTGGGCGACACTCCCCTTCCGCCCCGCCGACTTCCGTACGCCGACGACTCCCCGGAGCAGGGGTACGCAGCCACGATGCGCGAGATGACGGGGACCGGGGCAGCCGAGGAGCAGGAAAGACAGGCCCTCGCTCAGGCCCTCGCCGCCGAGTTGCTGCGCCGCGCCGCCGAGGACAACAGCGCCACGGCCGAGGCGCAGCGGCTGCCCGCGACCCATCTGCGCAGGGCGCTCGCCCGGTGCAGGGCCGAGAACGCGGAGGCGCTGCGCTCCGTCGTCACGGCGCACGGCTGGCCGACGGCGGCGCTGGTGGGGGCCGACGCCTCGACGGCGGCCCTGATGATCCTGCTGCACTCCGACGATCTCGCGTTCCAGCTCACCTGCCGCGATCTGATCGCCGAAGCCGTGGAGGCGGGGCTCTGCTCGCCGATCCACGGCGCCTATGCCGCCGACCACTGCGCGGTCGCGCTGGGCAGGCCGCAGTCGTACGGGACCCGTTACACCCCGCTGGGCCGGCCGTATCCGCTGCTGGACCCGGAAGGTGTCGACGACAGGCGCCTGGCGGTCGGGCTGCGGACGATGGCGGCGGAGCAGCGGGCGCTGACCGAGATCCGGCTGCGCCAGTCGAACCGCGCGTCGGCCTGAGGCCTTTGACGGCTGGTCAGACAGCCGCAGCGACCAGGAGGGCGAAGGCGGCGACGGCCAGCAGCGTACGGACGAGATGGAAGCGGTTCCAGCGCGTCTCGAACGCGGCGCGTGTCTCGCCGTCGGAGCGGCCGGCCGGTGACCCCGCGGCCAGCGCGTTGTTCAGCGGTACGTTGCCGGCGACCGTGACCAGGTGGTTGAGGACGGCGCACACCAGCCCGGCGAGTACCAGCCACCGCTGGGTGTCCGTACGCCCGTCGACCGGTACGAACAGGGCGGCGGCCGGGAACGCCACCTCGGCGAGGAACACGAGAAGGAAGACCGGGCGCGGTACGTATTCGTTGATCCTGCGCGCGGTCACGACGAACTGTTCGTCGGTCAGCCGGGCCAACGCGGGCATGATGCCGGTCAGGAAGATCAGCATCATGCCCGCATACAGTCCGGTGGACATCACGGCGAGCGCGATCAGCAGGGTGGCCATGGCGCACATCATCGCCCATGGCCGGGCGGGGCTGCCGGGAAATATCGCCCCTCGGGTCCGCACGGGTTTGGCAAGGAGTCGCCACTCGCTGAACTGGGTCTTGTCACGGAATGCGATCGTGTGAGTACATGGAGTGGCGCGGCTTCGAGGGGACGACGGGGGTGGTCAGCCGTGGCAGATGTTTCAGGCTCGGTGCTCAACAGGTCGATGCCGGTGGGGCGAATGACACTGGAACCGACGTTGGAGCCGGTGGTGGGGGTCCGTCAGGTGGCGGCGGCGTTGACCGCGCTGATCCGTTCCGCCCGGCAGGAACTTCTGAGTTTCGACGAGCCGGAGGGTGAGTCGCTCGCGGACGCCGCGGGCCGGTGGGCCGAACCGGCGTCGACCGTGGCGATACGCAGGATCGTGCCGCGAACCGACCCCGGCGGGCTGGTGGTTCCACCGCAGGGCGGGCCGTCCGGTGCGCTGGGAGCGGCGTCGGGTGTGCTGGGCGGGGCGTCCGGTGCACTGGGAGCGGTGTCCGGTGGCCCGGGCGGGGCGGGTGAGGCGCGGGAGTCCGATGCCGTCCCGTTCCGGATGGTGCTGGTGGACCGCTCGGTGGCCGCCGTGCCGCTCGATCTCCAGTATCCGCAGGACGGGCTGCTGTTGATCCGCGATCCGGTGGTGGTGCGGGCCCTGGTCCGTATCCACCAGACCTGGTGGGAGGCGGCGCAGACACCGGTGCAGCCGGTGCCGCGCGGGCTGCGCCCGGTGCTGGAGGCGCTGCTCGCGGGGCTCACGGACGAGGCGGCGGCGTCGCGTCTCGGTATGTCGAACCGCACATACAGCCGCCGGGTGTGCGAGTTGCTGGCCGCGCTCGGTACGGCGAGCCGCTTCCGGGCAGGGGCGGAGGCGGCCCGCCGGGGCTGGATCTGACCGGCCGGCGGCGCCCCGGCGGGGCCGACCGCTACGAAACGATGTCCTTGCGGGCGAAGCCCCGGAAGGCCAGCGCGAACAGCACCAGCGCATAGGCGACGGAGACAGCCGCGCCCTTCGCCATGCCGGTCCGTTCCAGTTGCGGCTGGAGCGCGTCCACCCAGGCGAACTGCCAGTGCGCGGGCAGGAAGTCACGCCAGGAGCCGAGTGCGGTCACGGCGTCCAGCACATTGCCGATGATCGTGAGTCCGACCGCGCCGCCGACCGCGCCGAGCGGAGCGTCGGTCTTGGTGGACAGCCAGAACGCCAGTCCGGCGGTGACCAGTTGGGAGACGAAGATGAAGGCGACGACGAGCGCCAGCCGTGGCACGGTGTCGCCGGCGGCCAGGGAGCCACCGGTCGGCAGCTCCAGCGGACCCCAGCCGTAGGCGGCCGTCCCGGCCGCCAGGGCGACCAGCGGCAGCAGCACCATCGCCGCCGCACTCATCAGGAGCGCGACCGCCAGCTTGCTCCCGAGCAGCCGGGCGCGCGGCACGGGCGCGGCCAGGAGATAGCGCAGCGAGGACCAGCTCGCCTCGGAGGCCACCGTGTCCCCGCAGAACAGCGCGACGGGCACCACCAGCAGAAAACCGGCCGACACGAAGAGGGAGGTGGCGGCGAAGTTGGCGCCGGAAGCGGTCGCCGTGTCCATCAGCGTCACGCGTCCGTTCGCCCCGCCGGGGGTGCCGCCGACGGCGAAAGCGACGATCAGCACGAAGGGCAGGACGGCGAGCACGATCCCCATGGCCAGGGTCCGCCGGCGCTTCAACTGCCGCTTCAGCTCGACCCGGAGCGGCAGGGTGTGCCGGGCGCGGTAGCCGGGGGCGGAGTCGGTCAGCACGCTCATGCGGAGCCTCCGGAGATCAGGGTGAGGAAAGCGTCCTCCAGGCGGCGGTGGGGTCCGACCCCGGTGATCGCGACATCCAGCCGGACCAGCTCGGTCACCAGGCTGTTGGTGGAAGCGCCTTCCAGCCGTACGAGCACCCCGTCGTCCGTGCGGACGGCGGAGCCGATCCCGGGCAGCGCGGCGATCTTCTCCACGACCGGTTCGGGCACCTCGCCTTCGGTGGTGACGAGCAGGGTGTCGCCGGAGCCGACGATCTCGGCGACCGGGCCGGTCTGGACGAGTTGGCCCCGGTGCATGACCACCAGATGTGTACAGGTCTGTTCGACCTCGGAGAGGAGGTGGCTGGAGACGATGACCGTGCGTCCTGCGGCCGCGTAGCGGATCATCACGTCCCGCATCTCGCGGATCTGCGGCGGGTCGAGACCGTTGGTCGGCTCGTCCAGGATCAGCAGATCGGGCATACCGAGCATCGCCTGGGCGATGGCGAGCCGCTGCCGCATGCCCTGCGAGTAGGTGCGGACGGCGCGGGCGAGCGCGTCGCCGAGACCGGCGATCTCCAGCGCCTCGTCCAGCTGGGAGTCCTCGGGGGGACGGCCGGTCGCGGCCCAGTACAGCTCCAGATTGGCCCGCCCCGACAGATGCGGCAGGAAGCCCGCGCCTTCGACGAACGAACCGACCCGCGACAGCACGGG is from Streptomyces sp. NBC_00370 and encodes:
- a CDS encoding SAM-dependent methyltransferase; protein product: MTDLDHPSLDEIDTTKPHPARMYDFYLQGKDYYEVDEAAAANVESVFPTIKICARVNRRFMHRATRWLAEEAGIRQFLDIGTGIPTRPNLHQIAQQAAPDAHVVYVDYDPVVLRHAEALMRSTPEGRTAYIQADVRDPETILTAGRLHETIDLERPVALSLNALLHFVPDEDKPFETVGRLLDALPSGSYLVLSHCTPDFAPEMWERVIEVYRSGGIPAQVRPRADVLRFFEGLEFVEPGLVVPQDWRPDGSSVEGATEAAVSIYAGVARKP
- a CDS encoding DUF397 domain-containing protein; its protein translation is MRDIYNGMPADDLGTEGWEKPWSGPNGGSCVEAKKLGGEHVAVRQSTDPTGPALICSADAMASFVEGAKNGLADFLL
- a CDS encoding helix-turn-helix domain-containing protein; translation: MVLGKRLGALRERARVSREAAAGVLDVTPLTIRRMENSEVGLKPPYVRALLEKYGVAQAEADEFMELVRDANRPGWWHRYRDAVPAWFSAYVSLEDEASLIRTYEPHYVPGLLQTEEYARGVLGAGSHGGVDELERRVALRIKRQQLLTKPEAPVLWILMEEAVLRRPVGEPAVMRAQIGRLIEATELPNVTLQIMPFAVGPHLGAFGPFHLFRFDITELPDIVYTENLTGAVYLDRRPDSAAYLQVLDSLSARAASVSDSRDFLQNIRKEL
- a CDS encoding ATP-binding protein, producing the protein MAHITAHRAHRQPSFGAGELRSGARTLPRRPEAAARARSWVRDELRHHDLPQDVRDDAVLVISELVTHAVLHATGATVSCEARVLAGCVHLEVRDGGQVSAGGHGLLLVDRIAEACGARPAKDGAGRAVWATLPFRPADFRTPTTPRSRGTQPRCAR
- a CDS encoding DUF6624 domain-containing protein — encoded protein: MREMTGTGAAEEQERQALAQALAAELLRRAAEDNSATAEAQRLPATHLRRALARCRAENAEALRSVVTAHGWPTAALVGADASTAALMILLHSDDLAFQLTCRDLIAEAVEAGLCSPIHGAYAADHCAVALGRPQSYGTRYTPLGRPYPLLDPEGVDDRRLAVGLRTMAAEQRALTEIRLRQSNRASA
- a CDS encoding anthrone oxygenase family protein; amino-acid sequence: MATLLIALAVMSTGLYAGMMLIFLTGIMPALARLTDEQFVVTARRINEYVPRPVFLLVFLAEVAFPAAALFVPVDGRTDTQRWLVLAGLVCAVLNHLVTVAGNVPLNNALAAGSPAGRSDGETRAAFETRWNRFHLVRTLLAVAAFALLVAAAV
- a CDS encoding DNA-binding response regulator; translation: MADVSGSVLNRSMPVGRMTLEPTLEPVVGVRQVAAALTALIRSARQELLSFDEPEGESLADAAGRWAEPASTVAIRRIVPRTDPGGLVVPPQGGPSGALGAASGVLGGASGALGAVSGGPGGAGEARESDAVPFRMVLVDRSVAAVPLDLQYPQDGLLLIRDPVVVRALVRIHQTWWEAAQTPVQPVPRGLRPVLEALLAGLTDEAAASRLGMSNRTYSRRVCELLAALGTASRFRAGAEAARRGWI
- a CDS encoding ABC transporter permease, encoding MSVLTDSAPGYRARHTLPLRVELKRQLKRRRTLAMGIVLAVLPFVLIVAFAVGGTPGGANGRVTLMDTATASGANFAATSLFVSAGFLLVVPVALFCGDTVASEASWSSLRYLLAAPVPRARLLGSKLAVALLMSAAAMVLLPLVALAAGTAAYGWGPLELPTGGSLAAGDTVPRLALVVAFIFVSQLVTAGLAFWLSTKTDAPLGAVGGAVGLTIIGNVLDAVTALGSWRDFLPAHWQFAWVDALQPQLERTGMAKGAAVSVAYALVLFALAFRGFARKDIVS